The following proteins are encoded in a genomic region of Gemmatimonadota bacterium:
- a CDS encoding MarR family transcriptional regulator, producing MPERLALQDDIRQKSPFRNTAEEATLSIVRTATLIRRAVAGVVEQAGISPAQYNVLRILRGAGQGGLPTLTVRDRLIDEAPGITRLLDRLEAAELVRRERSTPDRRQVMCVITAQGLALLKKLDVVISNADETGGAGLTDKEQLQLVTLLEKVRASMPRPSAKAGTPPTK from the coding sequence ATGCCCGAACGCCTCGCGTTACAGGATGACATTCGTCAGAAGAGTCCGTTCCGAAACACGGCGGAAGAAGCGACGCTGAGCATCGTGCGCACCGCGACGCTCATTCGGCGCGCGGTGGCCGGTGTCGTGGAGCAGGCGGGGATTTCGCCGGCGCAGTACAACGTACTGCGCATTCTGCGAGGCGCGGGGCAGGGCGGACTGCCCACGCTCACCGTGCGCGATCGGTTGATTGACGAAGCGCCTGGCATCACGCGACTGCTCGATCGTCTCGAGGCCGCCGAGCTCGTGCGGCGCGAGCGCTCCACGCCGGACCGGCGTCAGGTGATGTGCGTCATCACCGCCCAGGGGCTCGCGTTGCTCAAGAAACTCGACGTCGTCATTTCGAACGCCGACGAAACGGGCGGCGCCGGCCTCACCGACAAAGAGCAACTGCAGCTCGTGACGCTGCTCGAAAAAGTCCGCGCCTCTATGCCGCGTCCCAGCGCGAAAGCCGGAACACCGCCCACCAAATGA